A portion of the Hyalangium minutum genome contains these proteins:
- a CDS encoding SgcJ/EcaC family oxidoreductase, with protein sequence MNLNRTSSSALYLAVVLSLVLVPAARADKARGQDEAAIRQLVAAQAEAWNQHDATAWSKDFAPDADFVNIVGTVFQGREEIEKRHAGIFASIFKTSRTLVSVRRIVFLGPDVAIVDMDHEVTGHGGLPPGVQNTDESGTLRTRMKYVMKKAKGAWQIVTGQNTDVKPAPKGSAAPPASPAASAPSETKK encoded by the coding sequence GTGAACCTGAACCGAACGTCATCAAGTGCGCTGTACCTGGCGGTGGTGCTGTCCCTGGTGCTGGTCCCGGCGGCCCGGGCTGACAAGGCGCGTGGGCAGGACGAGGCGGCGATCCGCCAGCTCGTGGCCGCTCAGGCCGAGGCTTGGAACCAGCACGACGCCACGGCCTGGAGCAAGGACTTCGCCCCGGATGCGGACTTCGTGAACATCGTCGGGACCGTGTTCCAGGGCCGCGAGGAGATCGAGAAGCGCCACGCCGGCATCTTCGCCAGCATCTTCAAGACGAGCCGGACGCTGGTGTCGGTGCGCCGGATCGTATTCCTGGGGCCGGACGTGGCCATCGTGGACATGGACCACGAGGTGACCGGACACGGCGGGTTGCCTCCCGGTGTGCAGAACACGGATGAGTCCGGCACGCTGCGGACGCGGATGAAGTACGTGATGAAGAAGGCCAAGGGCGCGTGGCAGATCGTCACCGGGCAGAACACGGACGTGAAGCCTGCGCCCAAGGGCTCGGCTGCTCCGCCTGCTTCACCGGCGGCCTCTGCTCCGTCGGAGACGAAGAAGTAG
- the sdhA gene encoding succinate dehydrogenase flavoprotein subunit: MAAAARFTVVGGGLAGLMTTIKLAEAGHQVDVLSIVPVKRSHSVCAQGGINGAVNTKGEGDHPDIHVKDTLRGGDFLAEQTSVKGMCYAAPGIIYMLDRMGVTFNRTSEGLLDFRRFGGTLHHRTAFAGATTGQQLLYALDEQVRRYESEGKVTKYEFWEWLGTVKDESGRCIGSVALDLRTMEIRTFPAEAVCLATGGPGIVFGRSTNSIINTGTAAGRAYMEGASYANGEFIQVHPTSIPGEDKLRLMSESVRGEGGRVWVPRKKGDTRNPRDIPESERFYFLEEKYPKYKNLVPRDVATREIFMVCRDLGMGINGKDGVYLDVTHIPASTLDAKIKGVMEIYEKFVGDDPRHTPMVIFPGMHYSMGGLYVNFEADPRTQTPADGSPRNQSTDIPGLYAAGEADYAFHGANRLGANSLLSCIYSGMIGGPAMAAYAKNNAKSAEAQSAKYFTDAKKYWEDRFATLKKMAGAENPYQISKELGELMTENCTVVRYNDRLKKSVEKIREMKERWKNCNVLDTGNVANRSLSFTNQLWNMLELGEVIATSALLRDESRGAHYKPDFSLPEPKSKDPREDPSWMDLWKKRHEKWAKTTIAKHSVEGPQISYQDIATPVLDPEPRWYA, from the coding sequence ATGGCAGCAGCAGCGCGGTTCACGGTGGTGGGTGGCGGTCTCGCAGGGTTGATGACGACCATCAAGCTGGCCGAGGCCGGACACCAGGTTGATGTGCTCTCCATCGTGCCGGTGAAGCGCTCGCACTCGGTCTGCGCCCAGGGCGGCATCAACGGCGCGGTGAACACCAAGGGCGAGGGTGACCATCCGGACATCCACGTGAAGGACACGCTGCGCGGCGGCGACTTCCTCGCGGAGCAGACGTCCGTGAAGGGCATGTGCTACGCGGCCCCGGGCATCATCTACATGCTGGACCGCATGGGGGTGACGTTCAACCGCACCTCCGAGGGCCTGCTGGACTTCCGCCGCTTCGGCGGCACGCTCCACCACCGGACAGCCTTCGCGGGCGCCACCACCGGCCAGCAGCTGCTCTACGCGCTGGACGAGCAGGTTCGTCGCTACGAGTCCGAGGGCAAGGTCACCAAGTACGAGTTTTGGGAGTGGCTCGGCACGGTGAAGGACGAGTCTGGCCGCTGCATCGGCAGCGTGGCGCTGGACTTGCGCACCATGGAGATTCGCACCTTCCCGGCCGAGGCAGTGTGCCTGGCCACGGGAGGTCCGGGCATCGTCTTCGGGCGCTCCACCAACTCCATCATCAACACCGGCACCGCGGCAGGCCGCGCCTACATGGAGGGCGCCAGCTACGCCAACGGCGAGTTCATCCAGGTGCACCCGACGTCGATTCCGGGCGAGGACAAGCTGCGCCTGATGAGCGAGTCCGTGCGTGGCGAGGGCGGCCGCGTGTGGGTGCCTCGGAAGAAGGGCGACACGCGCAACCCGCGCGACATCCCCGAGAGCGAGCGCTTCTATTTCCTCGAGGAGAAGTACCCCAAGTACAAGAACCTCGTGCCGCGTGATGTGGCCACTCGCGAGATCTTCATGGTCTGCCGCGATCTGGGGATGGGCATCAACGGCAAGGACGGCGTGTACCTGGACGTGACGCACATTCCCGCTTCTACGCTCGACGCGAAGATCAAGGGCGTGATGGAGATCTACGAGAAGTTCGTGGGGGATGATCCGCGCCACACGCCGATGGTCATCTTCCCGGGCATGCACTACTCGATGGGCGGCCTGTACGTGAACTTCGAGGCTGATCCGCGCACCCAGACGCCGGCCGACGGCAGCCCGCGCAACCAGTCCACGGACATCCCGGGCCTGTACGCGGCGGGCGAGGCGGACTACGCCTTCCACGGCGCCAACCGCCTGGGGGCCAACTCGCTGCTGTCGTGCATCTACTCGGGCATGATCGGCGGCCCGGCCATGGCGGCCTACGCGAAGAACAACGCCAAGAGCGCCGAGGCCCAGAGCGCCAAGTACTTCACCGACGCGAAGAAGTACTGGGAGGACCGGTTCGCCACCCTCAAGAAGATGGCGGGCGCGGAGAACCCGTACCAGATCTCCAAGGAGCTGGGCGAGCTGATGACGGAGAACTGCACCGTCGTCCGCTACAACGACCGGCTGAAGAAGTCGGTCGAGAAGATCCGCGAGATGAAGGAGCGGTGGAAGAACTGCAACGTGCTGGACACGGGCAACGTGGCCAACCGCTCGCTGTCCTTCACCAACCAGCTGTGGAACATGCTGGAGCTGGGCGAGGTGATCGCCACCAGCGCGCTGCTGCGCGACGAGAGCCGCGGCGCCCACTACAAGCCCGACTTCTCGCTGCCCGAGCCCAAGAGCAAGGATCCCCGCGAGGATCCCAGCTGGATGGACCTGTGGAAGAAGCGCCACGAGAAGTGGGCGAAGACGACGATCGCGAAGCACTCGGTGGAGGGGCCGCAGATCTCCTACCAGGACATCGCCACGCCCGTCCTGGACCCCGAGCCGCGCTGGTACGCTTAG
- the icd gene encoding NADP-dependent isocitrate dehydrogenase, producing MAPPSGQKITLQNGKLHVPDNPILPFIEGDGTGRDIWRASQAVFDAAVEKAYKGKKKIAWYEVLAGEKAFKQVNNWLPDATVEAFREYLVGIKGPLTTPVGGGIRSLNVALRQLLDLYVCLRPVRYFKGVPSPVKAPEKVDMVIFRENTEDIYAGIEFEAGTAAAEKFLGLLQKEYEKEFKKIRFPKNVGIGIKPVSQEGSERLIRAAIQYAVEHKRKSVTLVHKGNIMKFTEGAFRKWGYDLAAREFGDKVYTWDQWEATKAAKSEEAANAEQKAAVAAGKVIIKDSIADITLQQVLTRPDEFDVIATLNLNGDYLSDALAAQVGGIGIAPGGNINYVSGHAVFEATHGTAPKYADQDKVNPGSVILSGEMMFRHLGWHEAADLIIQGMDKAIAQKTVTYDFARLMKLENQGNVTEVKCSEFGQAIIKNM from the coding sequence ATGGCGCCTCCGTCTGGCCAGAAGATCACCCTTCAGAACGGCAAGCTGCACGTGCCCGACAACCCGATCCTCCCCTTCATCGAGGGTGACGGCACTGGCCGCGACATCTGGCGTGCCTCGCAGGCCGTGTTCGATGCGGCCGTGGAGAAGGCCTACAAGGGCAAGAAGAAGATCGCTTGGTACGAAGTGCTGGCCGGCGAGAAGGCCTTCAAGCAGGTCAACAACTGGCTGCCGGACGCCACCGTCGAGGCCTTCCGCGAGTACCTCGTGGGCATCAAGGGCCCGCTGACCACGCCGGTGGGCGGCGGCATCCGCTCGCTCAACGTGGCGCTGCGCCAGCTGCTGGACCTGTACGTGTGCCTGCGCCCCGTGCGCTACTTCAAGGGCGTCCCCAGCCCGGTGAAGGCCCCCGAGAAGGTGGACATGGTGATCTTCCGTGAGAACACGGAGGACATCTACGCCGGCATCGAGTTCGAGGCGGGCACCGCGGCGGCGGAGAAGTTCCTCGGCCTGCTCCAGAAGGAGTACGAGAAGGAGTTCAAGAAGATCCGCTTCCCGAAGAACGTGGGCATCGGCATCAAGCCCGTGTCTCAGGAGGGCAGCGAGCGCCTCATCCGCGCCGCCATCCAGTACGCCGTGGAGCACAAGCGCAAGAGCGTCACGCTGGTGCACAAGGGCAACATCATGAAGTTCACCGAGGGCGCCTTCCGCAAGTGGGGTTACGACCTGGCCGCCCGCGAGTTCGGTGACAAGGTCTACACCTGGGATCAGTGGGAGGCCACCAAGGCCGCCAAGAGCGAGGAGGCCGCCAACGCCGAGCAGAAGGCCGCCGTCGCCGCTGGGAAGGTCATCATCAAGGACTCCATCGCGGACATCACCCTGCAGCAGGTGCTCACGCGTCCGGACGAGTTCGACGTGATCGCCACGCTGAACCTCAACGGTGACTACCTCTCGGACGCGCTGGCCGCGCAGGTGGGCGGCATCGGCATCGCGCCGGGCGGCAACATCAACTACGTCTCCGGCCACGCCGTCTTCGAGGCCACCCACGGCACCGCGCCCAAGTACGCGGACCAGGACAAGGTGAACCCGGGCTCCGTCATCCTCTCCGGCGAGATGATGTTCCGGCACCTCGGCTGGCACGAGGCCGCGGACCTCATCATCCAGGGCATGGACAAGGCGATCGCCCAGAAGACGGTGACGTACGACTTCGCGCGCCTGATGAAGCTCGAGAACCAGGGCAACGTGACCGAAGTGAAGTGCTCCGAGTTCGGTCAGGCCATCATCAAGAACATGTAG
- the mdh gene encoding malate dehydrogenase, whose protein sequence is MAQTRKKKIGLIGGGQIGGNLALLAVQKNLGDVVLFDIPAAEGLVKGKALDINQLSAVDGYDCRVTGSTDWKDVAGSDVIIITAGVPRKPGMSREDLLDINLKIMKDVAANIKQHAPNAFVINVANPLDAMVFALYKIAELPKNMVVGMAGVLDTSRFKCFVAEALNTSIRDVEALVLGGHGDDMVPLVRHSTVGGVPLTELIAKDKLEAIVKRTREGGAELVALYKTGSAYFGPAASSIAMAESFLLDRKRVLPGAALLEGQYGINGYFFGAPLQIGAGGVEKVITVQLDDSEKAALEKSFQSVKKTVDSVKL, encoded by the coding sequence ATGGCTCAGACTCGCAAGAAGAAGATTGGCCTCATCGGCGGCGGCCAGATCGGCGGCAACCTGGCGCTGCTCGCCGTGCAGAAGAACCTTGGCGACGTGGTGCTCTTCGACATCCCGGCGGCCGAGGGTCTGGTGAAGGGCAAGGCGCTGGACATCAACCAGCTGTCTGCGGTGGATGGCTATGACTGCCGCGTCACCGGCTCCACGGACTGGAAGGACGTGGCCGGCTCGGACGTCATCATCATCACCGCCGGCGTGCCCCGCAAGCCGGGCATGAGCCGCGAGGACCTGCTCGACATCAACCTGAAGATCATGAAGGACGTGGCGGCGAACATCAAGCAGCACGCCCCCAACGCCTTCGTGATCAACGTGGCCAACCCGCTCGACGCGATGGTGTTCGCGCTCTACAAGATCGCCGAGCTGCCCAAGAACATGGTGGTGGGCATGGCGGGCGTGCTGGACACCAGCCGCTTCAAGTGCTTCGTCGCCGAGGCGCTCAACACCTCCATCCGCGACGTGGAGGCGCTGGTGCTCGGCGGCCACGGTGACGACATGGTGCCCCTGGTGCGCCACAGCACCGTGGGCGGCGTGCCCCTCACCGAGCTGATCGCCAAGGACAAGCTGGAGGCCATCGTGAAGCGCACCCGCGAGGGCGGCGCCGAGCTGGTGGCGCTCTACAAGACGGGCAGCGCCTACTTCGGCCCGGCGGCCAGCTCCATCGCCATGGCCGAGAGCTTCCTGCTGGACCGCAAGCGCGTCCTGCCGGGCGCGGCCCTGCTCGAGGGCCAGTACGGCATCAACGGCTACTTCTTCGGCGCTCCGCTGCAGATCGGCGCGGGCGGCGTGGAGAAGGTCATCACCGTGCAGCTGGATGACTCCGAGAAGGCCGCCCTGGAGAAGTCCTTCCAGTCCGTGAAGAAGACGGTCGACAGCGTCAAGCTGTAG